Part of the Halomarina litorea genome is shown below.
CGCGGCCACCCCTTCGGCTACGGGAAGGCACAGTTCTTCTACTCGTTTCTCGTCGCAGTCCTCCTGTTCGGCATCGCGGGCTGGGAGTCCGCCAAGCACGGCTACGAGGCCATCGTCCACCCCCACCCGGTGAGCACGGGAAGCGCGACGCTCCCACTGGTGGGAATCGAGATTCCCGGGGTGTGGGTCAACTACATCGTCCTCATCGGGGCCATCGTCTTCGAGAGCTACGCGCTCTACAAGGCCTACCAGGGGATGACCCGGCAGATGCGCGAGAACGACTGGGAGACCCTCCGCGAGGCGTTCCGCAAGACCAGCGACGTGACGACGCTGACGGCGTTCACCGAGGACTCCATCGCCATCGGCGGCGCGGGGCTAGCGCTGGTCGGCGTCTACCTCTCGCGGGTGACGAACGACCCGATATACGACGCCGTCGCGTCGTTCCTCATCGGCCTCATGCTGATGGGCTTCGCGCTCGCACTGGCGTGGGAGAACAAGCGCCTCATCCTCGGCGAGAGCCTCCCGAAGGAGGACGAGCGGCCGCTCCGTGAACTCATCGCCGGGTGGAACGGCGTCCGGCACATCGACGACTTTCGGTCCGTCTACTTCGGCCCGGAGCGCCTCATCGTCACCGCGGACGTCACCTTCGAGCACGACCTCGGCGTCGAGGAGATAGACGACCAGATCACGGCCATCGAGAACGCGATGATGGAGCGCCAGCCGATGGTGAAGAAGGTGTACATCGAACCGGAGGTCTGAAGCACCTCGTGGGGCGAACAGGTGGCACTCACGACTCGCACGACGGGCGTGCCACACACCTGCGCCCGCGGCCCGTCCGTTCCCGCGTGGGGCCGCGACCCGTCGCGCGTCGGGAGGTCAGGTCACGCCGTCGGTGGCCCCGCTCTCCCCCTTGAACCCTCGCACGAAGCCTTTTAGCAGACAGCGCGCAAGCAGACCGTAGTGACCGACCCGGCGTACATGCGGTTTTTCCCGTACGGCACGCCCTACGACCACCAGCGCGAGGCGATGGACGACATCGCGGGTGCGCTCGACGACGGGCGCGACGTGCTGTTCGAGGGGGCCTGCGGGACGGGAAAGACGCTCGCGGCGCTCGTTCCGGCGCTCGAACACGCCCGCCAGACGGACAAGACGGTCGTCATCACGACCAACGTCCACCAGCAGACGCGCCAGTTCATCGAGGAGGCCCGCGCCATCACCCGACAGGAGCCGATTCGAGCCGTCGTCTTCCGCGGGAAGGGGTCGATGTGCCACATCGACGTGGGCTACGAGGAGTGTCAGGCCCTCCGAGACACCACCCGCGAACTCGTCGAAGTCGAACAGGACAAGGGAACGCTCGGCGACCGGGAGGACGACTTACTCGAAGATGCCCAACGCGGCGAAGAGGGGGCCGCCGAGGGCCGGCAGGCCGTCATGGACGAACTCGCGGCGCTCGAAGACGAACTGGAGGACCTGCGCGAGGCCGCCACCTGCGACTACTACTACAACAACCTCGTCGGCGACACCGACGCGTTCTACCAGTGGCTGTTCGACGACGTGCGGACGCCCGACGAGATATACGAACACGCCCACGACGAGGGCTTCTGCGGGTACGAGTTGCTGAAGGAGGGGATGGAGGGCGTCGACCTCGTCGTCTGCAACTACCACCACCTGCTCGACCCGATGATCCGCGAGCAGTTCTTCCGGTGGCTGGGCCGCGACCCCGAGGACGTGGTCGTCGTCTTAGACGAGGCTCACAACGTCGAGGACGCGGCCCGCGACCACGCCACCCGGACGCTCGCCGAGCCCACCCTCGACGGGGCGCTGGGCGAACTCGACGAGGCGAACGACCCGCGTGTCGGGCCGACGCGAAACGTCGTCTCGGCGTTCCGCGAAGCGCTCGCGACCACCTACGACGACGCCCTCGCCTTCGGCGAACGCGGACAGGTCGGCGAGGACTGGTACGACCTCTCCATCGTCAACGACCGGGGCCGCGACGACCTGACGCTCGCCTTCCTCGACGCCTACACCGGGAAGGGCATCCACGAGGACTTAGACCAGGCGCTCGAACTCGGCGGCGCGCTGGACCGCCAGTACCACGAGGCGTACAAGGAAGGCGAGACGCGAACGAGAAAGGAGTGTCGCGTCCTGCAGGCCGCGACGTTCGTCGACGACTGGTTGCGCGACTCCGACGAGGAGGGCCAGTACCCCGTCGTGAGCGTGCGCCGGCCGGGGCGCGGGATGAGCGGGGGCGACGACGCCGACCCGGACGGAGCGTCCAGTGGGGCAGACGACGAGGACCGGATGTACGGCCGCGCGGAGCTGTACACCTGCATCCCGCGTCGGGTCACCGAACCCCTGTTCGGCGAACTCCACGCGAGCGTCCTGATGAGCGCGACGCTCCGCCCGTTCGACGTGCTCGGGGACGTCCTCGGCGTCGCGGGCGACGGCGAGGATGGGGGCGGAGACACCGGCCCGGTGACGATGGCCTACGGCGAGCAGTTCCCCGAGGAGCGCCGTCGCACCTACGCCGTGGACCTCCCGGCGCTGTTCGCCAGCAAGCGCGACGACCCGAGCGTCCAGCGACAGGTCGCGGAGGCCCTCTCGGACGCCGTCGGGTTCACGCCGGGCAACACGCTCGTCTTCTTCCCCAGCTATCGGGAGGCCGAGCGCTACCACGAGATGCTCTCGCGGTCCGTCGACGCCACCCTCTACCTCGACAGGCCCGGCCAGCGCGCAGAGGACCTCCGCGAGCGGTTCACGTCGGGCGAGAACGGCGCGCTGTTCACCTCGCTGTGGGGCACGCTCGCCGAGGGGGTGAGCTTCGACGACGACGACGCCCGGACCGTCGTGGTCGTCGGCGTTCCCTACCCACATCTGGACG
Proteins encoded:
- a CDS encoding cation diffusion facilitator family transporter, which gives rise to MASSKSVVIAALIANGAIAILKFIGFTITGSAAMLSETYHSISDTGNQVFLLVGIRYSSKEADRGHPFGYGKAQFFYSFLVAVLLFGIAGWESAKHGYEAIVHPHPVSTGSATLPLVGIEIPGVWVNYIVLIGAIVFESYALYKAYQGMTRQMRENDWETLREAFRKTSDVTTLTAFTEDSIAIGGAGLALVGVYLSRVTNDPIYDAVASFLIGLMLMGFALALAWENKRLILGESLPKEDERPLRELIAGWNGVRHIDDFRSVYFGPERLIVTADVTFEHDLGVEEIDDQITAIENAMMERQPMVKKVYIEPEV
- a CDS encoding ATP-dependent DNA helicase gives rise to the protein MRFFPYGTPYDHQREAMDDIAGALDDGRDVLFEGACGTGKTLAALVPALEHARQTDKTVVITTNVHQQTRQFIEEARAITRQEPIRAVVFRGKGSMCHIDVGYEECQALRDTTRELVEVEQDKGTLGDREDDLLEDAQRGEEGAAEGRQAVMDELAALEDELEDLREAATCDYYYNNLVGDTDAFYQWLFDDVRTPDEIYEHAHDEGFCGYELLKEGMEGVDLVVCNYHHLLDPMIREQFFRWLGRDPEDVVVVLDEAHNVEDAARDHATRTLAEPTLDGALGELDEANDPRVGPTRNVVSAFREALATTYDDALAFGERGQVGEDWYDLSIVNDRGRDDLTLAFLDAYTGKGIHEDLDQALELGGALDRQYHEAYKEGETRTRKECRVLQAATFVDDWLRDSDEEGQYPVVSVRRPGRGMSGGDDADPDGASSGADDEDRMYGRAELYTCIPRRVTEPLFGELHASVLMSATLRPFDVLGDVLGVAGDGEDGGGDTGPVTMAYGEQFPEERRRTYAVDLPALFASKRDDPSVQRQVAEALSDAVGFTPGNTLVFFPSYREAERYHEMLSRSVDATLYLDRPGQRAEDLRERFTSGENGALFTSLWGTLAEGVSFDDDDARTVVVVGVPYPHLDDRMDAVQDAYATAFADAESEDPGWEYAVEVPTVRKTRQALGRVVRSPEDFGVRVLLDERYTKRARREMRKYSVTDAFPVGERVEHIDIDPPKLKFAMLNFYSDMNAWTGAPPVP